One segment of Deltaproteobacteria bacterium DNA contains the following:
- the tolR gene encoding protein TolR — protein sequence MAFDSRGSGGGSIAQINVTPLVDVMLVLLVIFMVTAPIIQQGVSVDLPKTRAAGLNSQEDPLVVGLTKDGTVYLNDNQIALAELRAKLAAVGQARPDRAVLLRADRSVPYGDVVGVIAAIKEAGIGKLGMVTEPAPEAAPARAGERRR from the coding sequence ATGGCGTTCGATAGTCGCGGCAGCGGGGGCGGCTCGATCGCCCAGATCAACGTCACGCCGCTCGTCGACGTGATGCTCGTGCTCCTCGTCATTTTCATGGTGACGGCGCCGATCATCCAGCAAGGGGTGAGCGTCGACCTGCCGAAGACCCGCGCGGCGGGCCTGAACAGCCAGGAGGATCCGCTGGTCGTCGGTCTCACCAAGGACGGCACCGTCTATTTGAACGACAACCAGATCGCGCTCGCCGAGCTGCGTGCGAAGCTCGCCGCCGTCGGCCAGGCGCGTCCGGACCGGGCGGTGCTGCTGCGCGCGGACCGCAGCGTGCCGTACGGGGACGTCGTCGGCGTCATCGCGGCGATCAAGGAGGCCGGCATCGGCAAGCTCGGCATGGTGACCGAGCCCGCTCCGGAGGCGGCGCCGGCCCGCGCGGGAGAGCGCCGGCGGTGA
- the tolQ gene encoding protein TolQ: MDMVTGSGAVVQLVLLLLVAFSVASWAIIFTKRRQLRRAERESERFIDIFWDAKNLTAINTASLDLKASPVAQVFRSGYQELVRITRAKREAAPGDDMSTDLGGVENVERAMKRAALQETTKLEKSLTFLATTASAAPFVGLFGTVWGIMNAFRGLSVTQSSSIQAVAPGISEALIATAIGLAAAIPAVMAYNYFADRVRVLGAEMENFASEFLNIAERHFLK, encoded by the coding sequence ATCGATATGGTCACCGGTTCGGGCGCGGTGGTGCAGCTCGTCCTGCTGCTCCTCGTCGCGTTCTCGGTTGCGAGCTGGGCGATCATCTTCACGAAGCGTCGGCAGTTGCGGCGCGCCGAGCGCGAGTCGGAACGCTTCATCGACATCTTCTGGGACGCCAAGAACCTGACCGCGATCAACACCGCGAGCCTCGATCTGAAGGCGAGCCCGGTCGCCCAGGTCTTCCGGTCCGGCTACCAGGAGCTGGTGCGCATCACGCGCGCCAAGCGCGAGGCCGCTCCGGGCGACGACATGTCGACCGACCTCGGCGGCGTCGAGAACGTCGAGCGCGCGATGAAGCGCGCGGCCCTGCAGGAGACCACGAAACTCGAAAAGTCGCTGACCTTCCTCGCCACGACCGCGAGCGCGGCGCCCTTCGTCGGACTCTTCGGCACGGTATGGGGCATCATGAACGCCTTTCGGGGCCTCAGCGTGACACAGTCGTCGAGCATCCAGGCGGTTGCGCCCGGCATCTCGGAGGCGTTGATCGCGACGGCGATAGGCCTCGCGGCCGCGATTCCCGCGGTCATGGCCTACAACTACTTTGCCGACCGCGTCCGGGTGCTCGGGGCCGAGATGGAGAACTTCGCGTCCGAGTTCCTGAACATCGCCGAGCGGCACTTCCTCAAATGA
- a CDS encoding phosphoglycerate kinase — translation MAIRYIDELDLVGKRVFIRADFNVPLKNGAITDATRIEAALPTVRHAIANGAHVVLASHLGRPKGGPDPKLSLKPVAERLAELLHLQVALAPDCVGAEVERLARALGRQDVLLLENLRFHPEEEKNDPGFAKQLAALADVYVDDAFGAAHRAHASTEGMARLVPVRAAGLLMKKEVQALSKITGHPERPLVAILGGAKVSDKIKVIEHLLGKVDTLLVGGAMAYTFLRAQGAATGDSLVEEDRVDVARQVLARARDLGVTLHLPTDHLVSTAIDGSAPAEVTTSIGAGKKGVDVGPATVARYRDEIAKARTIFWNGPMGVFEVDAFSKGTMAIADALADSTALTVVGGGDSIAALSRSGRSADITHISTGGGASLEFLEGRVLPGLAVLEQ, via the coding sequence ATGGCCATCCGATACATCGACGAACTCGATCTCGTCGGCAAGCGGGTCTTCATCCGCGCCGACTTCAACGTCCCGCTGAAGAACGGTGCGATCACCGACGCGACCCGCATCGAAGCGGCCCTCCCAACGGTGCGGCATGCGATCGCCAACGGCGCCCACGTCGTGCTCGCGTCGCACCTCGGTCGTCCCAAGGGCGGCCCCGATCCGAAGCTCTCCCTGAAACCGGTCGCGGAGCGCCTTGCCGAGCTCCTGCACCTCCAGGTGGCGCTCGCGCCCGACTGCGTCGGCGCGGAGGTCGAACGGCTGGCGCGCGCGCTCGGTCGCCAGGACGTGCTGCTGCTCGAGAACCTCCGCTTCCATCCGGAAGAAGAGAAAAACGACCCCGGCTTCGCGAAGCAGCTCGCCGCCCTCGCCGACGTCTACGTCGACGACGCCTTCGGCGCCGCGCATCGCGCCCACGCATCGACCGAGGGCATGGCGCGGCTCGTGCCGGTGCGCGCCGCCGGCCTCCTCATGAAGAAGGAGGTCCAGGCGCTCTCGAAGATCACCGGGCACCCCGAACGGCCGCTAGTCGCGATCCTCGGCGGCGCCAAGGTCTCGGACAAGATCAAGGTGATCGAGCACCTGCTCGGCAAAGTGGACACCCTGCTCGTCGGCGGCGCCATGGCGTACACGTTCCTGCGCGCACAGGGAGCGGCCACGGGCGACTCCTTGGTCGAGGAGGATCGCGTCGACGTCGCCCGTCAGGTGCTCGCGCGCGCCAGGGACCTCGGCGTGACGCTCCACCTCCCCACCGACCATCTCGTCAGCACTGCGATCGACGGCAGCGCGCCGGCCGAGGTCACCACCAGCATCGGCGCGGGCAAGAAGGGCGTCGACGTCGGCCCCGCCACCGTGGCGCGTTATCGCGACGAGATCGCGAAAGCCCGCACGATCTTCTGGAACGGGCCCATGGGCGTCTTCGAGGTCGACGCCTTCAGCAAGGGCACCATGGCGATCGCCGACGCGCTCGCCGATAGCACCGCGCTCACCGTGGTCGGCGGGGGCGACTCGATCGCCGCACTGTCGCGCTCGGGCCGGAGCGCCGACATCACCCACATCTCGACGGGCGGCGGCGCGTCGCTCGAGTTCCTCGAGGGTCGCGTACTCCCCGGCCTGGCGGTGCTCGAACAATGA
- a CDS encoding triose-phosphate isomerase yields MKKTTARRPLLAGNWKMYATRPETTALIDAIKEAAASTRDRDVVVAPPFTALETAARALAGTAIGLAAQNLHAEPKGAFTGEIAAEMLKDVGCGWVIIGHSERRQYFNETNEMVRQKIGAALRAGLTSIVCIGETLREREADNTLPVIERQVREGLTGLSRDAVKSLVIAYEPVWAIGTGKTATPEQAEEVHAAIRGLLREFAGETGAEAVRILYGGSVKADNVDALMAQPDIDGALVGGASLDAAAFSRIIAFQ; encoded by the coding sequence ATGAAGAAGACGACCGCACGCCGCCCGCTCCTCGCCGGCAACTGGAAGATGTACGCGACGCGCCCCGAAACGACGGCGCTGATCGACGCCATCAAGGAAGCCGCCGCCAGCACTCGCGATCGCGACGTGGTGGTCGCGCCGCCCTTCACCGCGCTCGAGACCGCGGCCCGGGCGCTCGCCGGCACGGCCATCGGCCTCGCCGCGCAGAACCTCCACGCCGAGCCGAAGGGCGCCTTCACCGGAGAGATCGCCGCCGAGATGTTGAAGGACGTCGGCTGCGGCTGGGTCATCATCGGCCACTCCGAGCGCCGGCAGTATTTCAACGAGACGAACGAGATGGTCCGGCAGAAGATCGGCGCCGCGCTGCGCGCCGGCCTGACCTCCATCGTCTGCATCGGCGAGACGCTGCGCGAACGGGAAGCCGACAACACCCTGCCCGTCATCGAGCGCCAGGTGCGCGAAGGCCTCACCGGCCTCTCGCGGGACGCCGTGAAGAGCCTCGTCATCGCCTACGAGCCGGTGTGGGCCATCGGCACCGGCAAGACGGCCACGCCGGAGCAAGCGGAAGAGGTCCACGCCGCCATCCGAGGGCTGCTCCGCGAGTTCGCCGGCGAGACCGGCGCCGAGGCCGTCAGGATCCTGTACGGCGGCAGCGTCAAGGCCGACAACGTCGACGCCCTGATGGCGCAGCCAGACATCGACGGCGCGCTCGTTGGCGGCGCGAGCCTCGACGCCGCCGCATTCAGCCGCATCATCGCGTTTCAATAG
- the secG gene encoding preprotein translocase subunit SecG, which yields MTILITVVHVIACFILVLVVLLQAGKGADMGAVFGGASSTIFGSSGAGNFLTRLTTGAAIVFMTTSLALTYVGSHGGHSTIMPETGMPKAGSLEPAADAGAGAEPGAAADSEAAAVADGAPAAAPAEGGAAPVAEGEDAAPAGQAPPAAEPPPAAP from the coding sequence ATGACCATTCTCATCACCGTCGTCCACGTGATCGCCTGCTTCATCCTCGTGCTCGTGGTGCTCCTGCAGGCCGGCAAGGGCGCCGACATGGGCGCCGTCTTCGGCGGCGCCAGCAGCACGATCTTCGGCAGCAGCGGCGCGGGGAACTTCCTCACCCGCCTCACGACCGGCGCCGCCATCGTCTTCATGACGACGTCGCTCGCCCTCACCTACGTCGGCTCGCACGGAGGCCACTCGACGATCATGCCGGAGACTGGCATGCCCAAGGCCGGGTCGCTCGAGCCCGCGGCCGACGCCGGGGCCGGGGCCGAGCCCGGCGCCGCCGCCGACTCGGAGGCCGCCGCGGTCGCCGACGGCGCGCCCGCCGCCGCCCCCGCGGAAGGCGGCGCTGCGCCGGTCGCCGAGGGCGAGGACGCCGCACCCGCCGGACAAGCGCCCCCCGCGGCCGAGCCCCCGCCCGCCGCGCCGTAG
- a CDS encoding helix-turn-helix domain-containing protein, whose protein sequence is MTGGEVRAIRDRLRLSQSEFAALVGVTPNSVARWERGEMAVRESAARLMQLLAVQARPSRPRERAAGEALSVRRRTRHADAVERRGCSEKGTARRVTPRRALLPGRTPRAADLQVGGDRRVDRARGVRTRDRGASHGAARRRGDRD, encoded by the coding sequence ATGACGGGAGGGGAAGTGCGTGCCATTCGCGATCGTCTGCGCCTCTCGCAGTCCGAGTTTGCAGCTCTGGTGGGCGTTACACCGAACAGCGTGGCACGTTGGGAGCGCGGCGAGATGGCTGTACGGGAGTCGGCGGCCCGGCTGATGCAGTTGCTGGCGGTGCAGGCGAGGCCGAGTCGGCCCCGTGAACGCGCAGCAGGCGAAGCCCTATCTGTACGCCGACGAACTCGCCACGCTGACGCCGTGGAGCGTCGAGGCTGTTCGGAAAAAGGTACAGCGCGGCGAGTTACGCCGCGGCGTGCACTACTTCCAGGACGGACCCCGCGGGCGGCTGATCTTCAAGTGGGCGGCGATCGTCGAGTTGATCGAGCACGGGGAGTCCGCACGCGAGACCGCGGGGCCAGCCACGGCGCCGCGCGGCGCAGAGGTGATCGCGATTGA
- a CDS encoding AAA family ATPase, which translates to MLTRPRVRLLSLDDLAALPPTRPLAGRLLQWGGLYIVIAPPGTGKSTLAVGLSLSISTGMPWLGEAVATGPVVYVSGEGLAGLPKRVDAWLALHPTVDRRTVPIRFVTEAINLLNESHVNALLATLTAMPPVLVVLDTLARCFGGGDENSASDMGKAVAACDRIRAATEGAVLLLHHPSKGKTDARGSGALLGAVDTAMQLASEDDGVLRLTCIKAKDTELFAPRTLRLLPVVLPGGESACVLQLVDVSAGTTRSSRLTPKHQHALETLARLGTEGATYTAWRQASGLTDTSMRRARTTLLGLGLVGKDGDQYRVVENRSATAMNSQTTANGSDLAAHNYSQPQPHPFRGGGDGGGGGGSADRDEPPPTDADYPLDLASRDGWPG; encoded by the coding sequence ATGCTGACCCGCCCGCGGGTTCGGCTGCTCTCGCTTGACGACCTGGCGGCCCTCCCGCCCACGCGCCCGCTGGCAGGTAGGCTCCTGCAATGGGGCGGTCTGTACATCGTGATTGCACCGCCCGGCACCGGCAAGTCCACGCTCGCGGTGGGTCTATCGCTCAGCATCTCGACCGGCATGCCGTGGCTCGGGGAAGCGGTCGCGACCGGCCCCGTCGTGTACGTAAGCGGCGAAGGCCTCGCGGGCCTGCCGAAGCGCGTTGACGCCTGGCTCGCGCTGCATCCCACGGTCGACCGCCGCACCGTCCCCATCCGATTTGTGACCGAGGCCATCAATCTGCTGAACGAGTCACATGTCAACGCACTCCTGGCGACGCTCACCGCCATGCCGCCCGTGCTGGTCGTGCTCGACACGCTCGCGCGCTGCTTCGGCGGCGGCGACGAGAATTCGGCGAGCGACATGGGGAAGGCGGTGGCTGCGTGTGACCGCATCCGCGCCGCGACCGAAGGTGCCGTGCTCCTCCTCCACCATCCGAGCAAGGGCAAGACCGACGCGCGGGGCAGTGGCGCGCTGCTCGGCGCCGTCGATACGGCGATGCAGCTCGCGTCCGAGGACGACGGAGTGTTGCGGCTCACCTGCATCAAGGCGAAGGACACCGAACTGTTCGCCCCGCGCACCCTGCGCCTGCTGCCGGTCGTGCTCCCCGGCGGCGAGTCCGCGTGCGTGTTGCAGCTCGTCGACGTGAGCGCCGGAACCACGCGATCGTCCCGGCTCACCCCGAAGCACCAGCATGCCCTAGAGACGCTGGCGCGCCTGGGTACGGAGGGCGCGACGTACACGGCATGGCGGCAGGCGAGCGGGCTAACCGACACGTCGATGCGCCGAGCACGCACCACGCTCCTCGGCCTCGGCCTTGTCGGGAAAGATGGGGACCAGTACCGCGTCGTCGAGAACCGAAGCGCTACAGCCATGAACAGCCAGACCACAGCCAATGGCTCTGACCTGGCTGCCCACAACTACAGCCAGCCACAGCCACACCCCTTTAGGGGTGGCGGTGACGGCGGTGGTGGCGGCGGTAGTGCCGACCGCGACGAACCGCCGCCCACGGATGCGGACTACCCGCTCGACCTCGCATCACGGGACGGATGGCCCGGATGA
- a CDS encoding helix-turn-helix transcriptional regulator, giving the protein MADNLLAQRREQLGWSLAALAAAIPTTAARLRRVEQGRATLPPGLAARLALVLELTPYEALTHLGVDPIRSWTDAVLPPPALEVQRC; this is encoded by the coding sequence GTGGCGGATAACCTCCTCGCGCAGCGCCGCGAACAGCTAGGGTGGTCACTCGCCGCTCTCGCCGCTGCGATCCCAACGACGGCGGCTCGACTGCGGCGCGTCGAGCAGGGACGCGCCACGCTGCCGCCCGGCCTCGCGGCGCGTCTGGCCCTCGTTCTTGAGCTGACGCCCTACGAGGCGCTGACGCATCTCGGCGTCGACCCGATCCGGTCATGGACGGACGCAGTGCTCCCGCCACCCGCGCTGGAGGTGCAGCGATGCTGA
- a CDS encoding GIY-YIG nuclease family protein: protein MSDPNLDELAAELSEFAAPEAKGGRPPREERVIAGFEEIQRFVEKHDRAPQHGEDRDIFERLYAVRLDRLRTLPNCRTLLASLDHQGLLDGATRVGEGLADYDVDKLAAELGSTTTPDDITVLRHVRTSADKRAAEEIADRKRCEDFETFKPLFDRVEADVRTGLRQAQPIEAGRRVIDAGDFFVLDGIILYIAEVGEPLKTTAGEVDRRLRAVFANGTESNLLLRSLQRAFYNDPAARRLVSPESGQLSFGGELEADDVESGTIYVLRSLSDHPYVAEHRDLIHKIGVTGSKVETRIADAEHDATYLLAKAEVVATYKLAGINRTRMENLFHRLFGSARLNITINDRFGRPVQPQEWFLVPLFVIDEAVERIKDGTITNYVYDPNTARLVKAVSASRAKGQTSG from the coding sequence ATGAGTGACCCCAACCTCGACGAATTAGCGGCGGAGCTTTCGGAGTTCGCCGCCCCGGAAGCCAAGGGCGGACGTCCGCCGAGAGAGGAGCGCGTCATAGCCGGGTTCGAGGAAATCCAGCGTTTCGTCGAGAAGCACGATCGCGCTCCGCAACACGGGGAAGACCGCGATATCTTCGAGAGGCTGTACGCCGTGCGCCTTGACCGACTGCGCACCCTACCGAACTGCCGCACACTGCTGGCGTCGCTCGATCATCAGGGCTTGCTGGATGGCGCAACGAGAGTCGGCGAAGGCTTGGCCGATTACGACGTCGACAAACTGGCTGCCGAACTCGGGAGCACGACCACCCCCGATGACATCACCGTCCTGCGCCACGTCCGCACCAGTGCAGATAAACGCGCCGCCGAGGAGATCGCCGACCGCAAGCGGTGCGAGGACTTCGAAACGTTCAAGCCGCTGTTTGATCGAGTAGAGGCGGACGTCAGGACGGGCCTGCGCCAGGCCCAGCCCATCGAGGCGGGCCGCCGCGTAATTGACGCCGGAGACTTCTTCGTCCTCGACGGCATCATCCTCTACATCGCCGAGGTGGGCGAGCCGTTGAAGACGACCGCCGGGGAAGTGGATCGCCGTTTGCGGGCCGTCTTCGCCAACGGCACCGAGAGCAATCTATTGCTGCGCTCGCTTCAACGCGCGTTCTACAACGATCCCGCCGCGCGGCGGCTGGTTTCGCCGGAGAGCGGACAGTTGTCGTTTGGGGGCGAGTTGGAAGCGGACGACGTGGAGAGTGGCACGATCTATGTCCTGCGATCGCTGTCCGATCATCCCTATGTCGCGGAGCACCGCGATCTGATCCACAAGATCGGCGTGACCGGCAGCAAAGTGGAAACCCGGATTGCGGACGCGGAGCATGACGCCACGTACCTCCTGGCTAAGGCTGAGGTGGTTGCGACCTACAAGCTAGCGGGCATCAACCGCACGCGAATGGAGAACCTGTTTCACAGGCTGTTTGGATCGGCGCGGCTGAACATCACAATCAACGACCGCTTCGGTCGTCCTGTGCAACCACAGGAATGGTTCCTCGTTCCCTTGTTCGTCATTGACGAGGCCGTAGAACGAATCAAGGACGGGACCATAACCAACTACGTCTACGACCCCAACACAGCGCGGCTGGTTAAAGCGGTTTCCGCGTCGCGCGCGAAGGGTCAGACGTCGGGCTAA
- a CDS encoding DEAD/DEAH box helicase, whose amino-acid sequence MTSGPGGDCKGAQNVPSVSVIYARNGASTKANALGMRPMQERAYERRGEQYLLIKSPPASGKSRALMFIALDKLTNQGLKQAVIVVPEKSIGASFNDEPLSKFGFWADWHVEPKWNLCNAPGNDNGGKVRSLGTFLDGDDKVLVCTHATFRFAVDAYGVEAFDDRLIAVDEFHHVSTNPDNKLGTHLGQFIARGRTHIVAMTGSYFRGDAQAVLSPSDEAKFDTVTYTYYEQLNGYEYLKQLDIGYFFYSGPYVDDILKVLNPAEKTIIHIPNVNSRESTKDKMREVEHIIEALGEWQGVDATTGFQLVKRPDGQVLRIADLVDDDAAKRDRVSAALKDSAQKNNQDYVDIIIALGMAKEGFDWIWCEHALTVGYRASLTEIVQIIGRATRDAPGKTRARFTNLIAEPDASEETVTEAVNDTLKAIAASLLMEQVLAPRFEFRPKNVDSGPTPDFDYGRAGYDPERSNVGFNHQTGQVQIEIKGLAEPKSKEAARICQEDLNEVIATFIQDKTAIERGLFDEELVPEELTQVRMGKIIKDKYPDLDAEDQESVRQHAVAALILTQQAKQLATGGGSEETAPNTALIEGVRRFAMDVRELDIDLIDRINPFGEAYAILAKTMSEDSLKQVAAAISAKRTNLTPEEAKELAVRAVQFKRERGRVPALDSQDAWERRMAEGASAFMRFKKEGRYYE is encoded by the coding sequence TTGACGAGCGGTCCCGGCGGCGATTGCAAGGGCGCACAGAACGTCCCTTCCGTATCTGTCATCTACGCCCGCAACGGCGCATCGACCAAGGCCAATGCCCTGGGGATGCGGCCGATGCAGGAACGCGCCTACGAGAGGCGGGGCGAGCAGTACCTGCTCATCAAATCGCCGCCCGCATCAGGGAAGAGCCGGGCGTTGATGTTCATCGCACTCGACAAGCTCACGAATCAAGGCCTGAAACAGGCCGTCATTGTCGTGCCGGAGAAGTCCATCGGGGCCAGCTTCAACGACGAGCCGCTGTCAAAATTCGGCTTCTGGGCCGACTGGCACGTCGAGCCGAAGTGGAACCTCTGTAACGCACCAGGCAACGACAATGGGGGCAAGGTCAGGTCACTCGGTACGTTCCTCGACGGCGACGACAAGGTGCTGGTCTGCACCCACGCGACGTTCCGCTTCGCTGTCGATGCCTACGGCGTGGAGGCCTTCGACGACCGCCTGATCGCGGTCGATGAGTTCCACCACGTTTCAACGAACCCCGACAACAAGCTGGGCACGCACCTCGGGCAGTTCATTGCACGGGGGCGCACGCACATTGTCGCCATGACGGGCTCCTACTTTCGCGGGGATGCCCAGGCCGTGCTGAGTCCGTCCGACGAAGCTAAGTTCGATACCGTAACCTACACGTACTACGAGCAGCTCAACGGCTACGAGTACCTAAAGCAACTCGACATCGGCTACTTCTTCTACAGCGGGCCTTACGTTGATGACATCCTTAAGGTCCTAAACCCTGCCGAGAAGACGATCATCCACATCCCCAACGTCAATTCGCGCGAAAGCACAAAAGACAAGATGCGCGAGGTGGAGCATATCATCGAGGCGCTGGGCGAATGGCAGGGCGTCGATGCGACCACGGGCTTCCAGCTTGTTAAGCGGCCCGATGGTCAGGTGCTGCGCATCGCCGATCTCGTCGATGACGACGCTGCTAAGCGCGACCGCGTGTCCGCCGCGCTCAAGGATTCGGCGCAGAAGAACAACCAGGACTACGTAGACATCATCATCGCGCTAGGCATGGCGAAGGAAGGCTTCGATTGGATTTGGTGCGAACATGCGCTCACCGTCGGCTATCGCGCCAGTCTTACAGAGATCGTGCAGATCATCGGTCGCGCGACCCGCGACGCGCCCGGCAAGACTCGCGCGAGGTTCACCAACCTGATCGCCGAGCCGGATGCCTCTGAGGAAACCGTAACCGAGGCCGTCAACGACACCTTGAAGGCGATCGCCGCAAGCCTCCTGATGGAACAGGTCCTCGCCCCGCGCTTCGAGTTTAGGCCCAAGAACGTGGACAGCGGTCCGACGCCTGACTTCGACTACGGCAGGGCCGGCTACGATCCCGAAAGGTCCAACGTTGGGTTCAACCACCAGACCGGACAGGTGCAGATCGAGATCAAGGGCCTCGCTGAACCCAAGAGCAAGGAGGCCGCGCGTATCTGCCAGGAGGACCTGAACGAAGTGATCGCCACCTTCATTCAGGACAAGACCGCTATCGAGCGCGGCTTGTTCGATGAAGAACTGGTGCCGGAAGAACTAACGCAGGTTCGCATGGGCAAGATTATCAAGGACAAGTACCCTGATCTTGACGCGGAAGATCAGGAATCCGTCCGACAGCACGCCGTTGCGGCCCTCATCCTCACGCAGCAGGCAAAGCAGCTTGCGACGGGCGGCGGAAGCGAGGAAACCGCCCCCAACACCGCCCTGATCGAAGGCGTGCGCCGCTTTGCGATGGATGTGCGCGAGCTGGACATCGACCTGATCGACCGCATCAATCCCTTCGGCGAAGCCTACGCGATCCTCGCTAAGACCATGAGCGAAGACAGCTTGAAGCAAGTTGCGGCGGCTATTTCTGCCAAGCGCACGAACCTGACGCCGGAAGAGGCGAAGGAGCTGGCCGTGCGCGCGGTCCAGTTCAAGAGGGAACGGGGGCGCGTGCCCGCGCTCGACTCGCAGGATGCGTGGGAGCGCCGCATGGCCGAAGGCGCGTCCGCCTTCATGCGCTTCAAGAAGGAGGGTCGCTACTATGAGTGA